In Brassica napus cultivar Da-Ae chromosome A3, Da-Ae, whole genome shotgun sequence, the sequence TGAAGCTGTGTGCCACATGCCAAACCGTATCAAACCGGAACTGGAGCATTCTCAAACTTTATCCTTCGATAAAACTCAAAGAGGTCTAAGATACAAGCACGTGGCCTTGTACATCATTCTGCATGCAGCCATGTTGTTCATCATCCGTCACTATACGTCAAAACCTGcctcaaaaattaatttttttccctaatactaaaaataaagaagaatacATTTTCCCTATTTCAACTTAGTTGCTCGTGTCTATCTTTTCTCCTTCGTTTTTGATAGCCTAGTCCTAAAAAAACTCTGATTGTGTCCCAGGTAAAGAGAAATGGTGGATCTATTGAACTCGGTGATGAATCTGGTGGCTCCGCCGGCCACGATGGTGGTGATGGCCTTCTCATGGCCATTACTGTGTTTCATTAGCTTCTCCGAGCGGCTTTATAACTCTTATTTTGTGACCGAAGACATGGAGGATAAAGTCGTCGTCATCACAGGAGCTTCCTCCGCCATCGGAGAGGTATTAAACTAAGAATTAACAATGCGGTTTACTCCTTCAACATCATTTtctataaatcatatatattctcTGCCTCTCCATATTAATTTTCACAATATGTTATTGTATTTCTAGCTATAAAATGTCACtaattattgaatattaaattGTGCCGAAATATATCAAGTTTTCAAATGTTCTATAAAGTGGGTTTTAAGGATGTATGAATTCATTTTGTTTCCTTTAGAAGCACTTTTCTAGAGGTTCTAATTGaatattagaatcataaatatgtatttatatacaaCTATCAAATCCAAATATTGCGTTTCCGACAAGCAAACCACCTTAATTTGCGACGATGTTTAAATacacaagaacaaaaaaagaactaaaataCGAGGTGGTTGagttagttaatttaatttcagttacgctaattaaaagaaatttaatcTTGCATGGATGCTGGTGATCTTGTTACGCAGCAAATAGCATACGAATATGCAAAGAGGGGAGCAAACTTAGTGTTGGTGGCCAGGAGAGAGCAGAGACTGAGAGTTGTGAGCAACAACGCCAGACAGATTGGAGCCAACCATGTCATCATCATCGCTGCTGATGTCGTCAAAGAAGATGATTGCCGCCGTTTCATCACTCAAGCCGTCAACTATTACGGTCGCGGTACACAATCAGTATTTCATAGCTTTGATAAATAGGACTGGTCGAGCAGTAATTTTGTTTTGAGAGCTAATTGAGCAGTTTAACCAAAAATGTTGTTTTACCTGTATTCCACACAGTGGATCACTTAGTGAATTCAGCGAGTCTTGGACACACTTTTTACTTCGACGAAGTGAGCGACACGACCGTCTTTCCCCATTTGCTGGTATGCTCTCTTGATATTGTATATCTTCCGGTTTTGTATACGAAACATTGATGAGATTGTTGAGCAGGACATAAACTTCTGGGGGAATGTCTATCCGACGTATGTAGCGTTGCCACACCTTCAAAAGACCAATGGCCGGATCGTTGTGAACGCTTCGGTCGAGAATTGGCTGCCTCTACCGCGGATGAGTCTTTATTCCGTTAGTACTTGTGCTATAAACGTTTACTGATCTTtatagtttgattttttttaattccctatgatacaaatataaatactaACTATTATTGTGAAGGCTGCAAAAGCGGCACTAGTGAACTTCTACGAGACGTTGAGATTCGAGCTAAATGGAGATGTCGGAATAACTATCGCGACTCACGGATGGATAGGGAGTGAGATGAGTAGAGGAAAGTTCATGCTAGAAGAAGGTGCTGAGATGCAATGGAAGGAAGAAAGAGAAGtaaaacttcttctttttttttcaaccacACTTGCGAGTGAATGAACCTAAGCTCCCAAAGACTTATTTACAGTTTATCTACAGGTATCTGCAAATGGTGGACCTCTAGAGGATTTTGCAAAGATGATTGTGGCAGGAGCTTGCAGGGGAGACGCATACGTGAAGTTCCCAAACTGGTACGACGTGTTTCTCCTCTACAGAGTCTTCACGCCGAATGTGCTGAGATGGACATTCAAGCTGTTGCTCTCTAGTGAGGGTTCACGTCAAAGCTCCCTTGTTGGTGTCGGGCAAGGTATGCCTGTGGAGGAATCCTCTTCACAAATGAAACTTATGCTTGAAGGAGGCTCACCTCGGGTGTCTGCGAGCCCACCTCACTACACTGCTAGCCCAACTCGGGTGTCTGCGAGCCCACCTCACTACACTGCTAGCCCACCTCGGTATACTCCAAGTCCAAGCCCCCCTCATCATACCTCAAGCCCACAACGGTATACCCCCAGCCCAAGCCCGCCACATTATACCTCAAGCCGCCAGCGGTATACCCCAAGCCCAAGCCCGCCTCGGTATACCGAAAGCCCTCCTCTGTATACTGAAAGTCCTCCTCACTATACCACAAGCCCAAATTGGTATGCCGAAAGCCCTCCTCGATACaccccaagcccaagcccacctCGGTTTTCACGGTTCAATATCCAGGAGTTACCATAAGGAAGTGAATGGAGTAAGATAAGGATGGTTTGGCGTGTAGAGTGAGCTTGAACTTTCTCCAAAATTTAGG encodes:
- the LOC106436433 gene encoding 11-beta-hydroxysteroid dehydrogenase-like 5 produces the protein MVDLLNSVMNLVAPPATMVVMAFSWPLLCFISFSERLYNSYFVTEDMEDKVVVITGASSAIGEQIAYEYAKRGANLVLVARREQRLRVVSNNARQIGANHVIIIAADVVKEDDCRRFITQAVNYYGRVDHLVNSASLGHTFYFDEVSDTTVFPHLLDINFWGNVYPTYVALPHLQKTNGRIVVNASVENWLPLPRMSLYSAAKAALVNFYETLRFELNGDVGITIATHGWIGSEMSRGKFMLEEGAEMQWKEEREVSANGGPLEDFAKMIVAGACRGDAYVKFPNWYDVFLLYRVFTPNVLRWTFKLLLSSEGSRQSSLVGVGQGMPVEESSSQMKLMLEGGSPRVSASPPHYTASPTRVSASPPHYTASPPRYTPSPSPPHHTSSPQRYTPSPSPPHYTSSRQRYTPSPSPPRYTESPPLYTESPPHYTTSPNWYAESPPRYTPSPSPPRFSRFNIQELP